The nucleotide sequence GGGGGTCGCAGCGTCTGAGAACGGGGGTTGCGTTAACCTGGCGAGCGGAGACCGCTCTAATGCGGCCTATCATCAGCCGAGGTTCGTACCGACGTATCTCCAAGTCGTCGACGACATCCCGAAGACCGCCTCGGAGAAGCCGGTCGAGCGGCTCCTGCTGGAGCAGTTCGATCCGCGCGCCGCGAACGTGTACACCGAGCCGCGCGACTAGCAAATCAATTCCGAGATACGTTGCGGTCTGGAGAAGCGGGACCCTTCCAAACGGCCGCTGAAAAAGATGCGACCCCCGTTTCAATCCGTCATGCCCGCAATCTTTAAGCGGGCATCCACCGCGTGAGGCATGGATTCCCGCCCGAAAATCGCGGGAATGACGAGAACGAGACGGAGGCTCCTGCCGAAATCATCACTGCATGTTGGTTGAGGAATCGATGTACCGCGTTACACCACATCCACAAGACCACGATCTGCCGTCAGCAACTCGGCCAATCGCCGGACGCTTGCCTGGGCACGGTAGTAGCCTCTGCCGCCGAAGATCACCAGGACAACACTCATTAACACTAGTGCTCCGTCGAAAACGCTCCATTGGGAAATCCCAAAATAACGGAAGAGCGTCAGGCCGATCGCGAAGAAGGCGAGGCCGGTTCGGATGATGGCCAAGTGGGTTCTTCCCCTGGCGAGCTCGGTCCTCTGGAGAGAAAGGCGCGTTCGCGTCACCGCCCTCAGAGTCCGGTTGGCGGCCAGATCATTCCTATCCTGTGCCAAATCTGTCCGTCGATGAGATAGATCCGTTCGCTGTTCCGCCAGTGTGGTTCTGCCTCTGGCCAGGTCGGTTCTGGTGACGGAAAGCGTCGTCCGTTGCCGTGCCAGTTCGGTCCTGTGGAGCGCAAACTGGGTCCGGTCCTCTGCCATCGCGGTGCGTTCACGGCCGAGATCGGTGCGGATGTGAGCCAGCTCGGTGCTGCGGGTTGAGAGCCGTGTCTGCGCCCGGGTGAGGGAGGTTCTCTCCAGCGCCATGGAGGTCTGGTCTTCGGCGTACTTCGCCGTGGCGGACGAGAACTTTAGGAGATTAGACGTGGCGTCCGTCCGGTGCTTAGCGAGCTCGGTCTGCTCCTCGGTGAGTTCAACCTGCTTCTCCTGATAACGAGTTGTCTGTTCAATGGAGGCCTTGATCGCTTCGAGCACCTCCAGTGCCTGTGGATCGAGTTTCACTTCGTCCATCTCTCACCTCCTGCTTCGTCACGCCGTCATGTCAAACGGTGGGGCGTACCCTTCCCGGTACTCGACTTGGGCCACGCCCCGCACGGTCTTGGCGATCCCCAGAACAAGCGCGCGTTCGGGATCGGCAAGATACGGACCCTCCAAGACGATGTACCCGTCTTCTGCCGTCGCCCCCACCTCAAGCTCGGAGGTTGAGGGATTGGTCACCAGGGCTGCCAAGACCTGAGCACAGAGATAGCGGCTGTCGAGAACAGCCATGGACTCCCGCGTGAGCTTGAATTCTCTCTGTTGCGCCGCATGCTCCAGCATGGAATAGGCGGTGTCGAACGAGATGCGTTCCAGGTTGATACACAGGTCAAACAGTGCCGGGTCCCGAAGGTTCTTGCCGTACATGAAGCGGGTCCAGCGGCTGCGCTCGTCGTCCTGCTGACGGATGCGTTCGCGGGCCTCCTCTTCCGTGAGGCCTTCCCCTCGGTCGCGCATCAGCCTGACCCGCAGATCCACGGGGGCGAGGATCCGGACCCTGACGGCGTGGGGGATACCGGGGAGCAAGAGGTGTCCCGAATAGCCGAAATAAGCGACATTGCCTTGGACCGCGTATTCGAGCAGCGCCAGTTGTGTCAGGATCTTGTAGGCCCGCCGCAGGGCGCTGAACCTTCCGTAGTCGTGCGCGGCGTTTTCGATGCTGGCGGTGACCCGGTTGGCGAGCTCGCCGTGAGTGTTTACCGCCATAATCAGGTCCTCCCGGGTCAGGCACTTCCATCCCGCCTCTACCAGGCACTTACTGATGAGCAAACCACCCGAGAAGGAACCCCTTGATATTAAGAGCAAGGCCATAGTGATCCCTCCACACGCACGCCCGTTTGGCCAAACACGGCGTCGAGCTTGTACCTCCCAACGCCGGCATAGCTCAAGCGTTTGTGCATTCTGCCGACAAGTTCGAGTTGGTGTCCATAAACAATTAATCGATGGCCAACAGTGAACTCTAACTCCAAATCGTATAATTCTCCGGTCTCCACCGCGCGGCGAAACGCCTCGGTAACCGTCGCCTGATCTTCCGGGGCAAAGAAGGCGGCGACCTCCGGGATGTTGTTCGGATCAAAGGCCGACCGATCGACGCCATAGATGCGGTACACTTCGTCGGTCCAGGTGTTACGACGCGCCGCTACGTCGTACTCCCACCCGCCAACCCTGGTAACTGTCTGGGTCTGAGCCAGCAACCCCTCGCTCTTTCGC is from Acidobacteriota bacterium and encodes:
- a CDS encoding DUF202 domain-containing protein: MDEVKLDPQALEVLEAIKASIEQTTRYQEKQVELTEEQTELAKHRTDATSNLLKFSSATAKYAEDQTSMALERTSLTRAQTRLSTRSTELAHIRTDLGRERTAMAEDRTQFALHRTELARQRTTLSVTRTDLARGRTTLAEQRTDLSHRRTDLAQDRNDLAANRTLRAVTRTRLSLQRTELARGRTHLAIIRTGLAFFAIGLTLFRYFGISQWSVFDGALVLMSVVLVIFGGRGYYRAQASVRRLAELLTADRGLVDVV
- a CDS encoding cytidylate kinase family protein; protein product: MAVNTHGELANRVTASIENAAHDYGRFSALRRAYKILTQLALLEYAVQGNVAYFGYSGHLLLPGIPHAVRVRILAPVDLRVRLMRDRGEGLTEEEARERIRQQDDERSRWTRFMYGKNLRDPALFDLCINLERISFDTAYSMLEHAAQQREFKLTRESMAVLDSRYLCAQVLAALVTNPSTSELEVGATAEDGYIVLEGPYLADPERALVLGIAKTVRGVAQVEYREGYAPPFDMTA
- a CDS encoding GAF domain-containing protein, which codes for MCTAEGKGRHYPVDEAGVWVDAIRERSPVIHNDYASLVHRKGLPPGHPPVLRELVIPILRGQHVVGILGVGNKPGNYGPQVIESVSRLGNLGWDIVQAKQAEEELRKSEGLLAQTQTVTRVGGWEYDVAARRNTWTDEVYRIYGVDRSAFDPNNIPEVAAFFAPEDQATVTEAFRRAVETGELYDLELEFTVGHRLIVYGHQLELVGRMHKRLSYAGVGRYKLDAVFGQTGVRVEGSLWPCS